A single Cellulomonas sp. SLBN-39 DNA region contains:
- a CDS encoding BMP family protein codes for MKNVMRAAALGGAVALALAACGSAPDEAEETAGGDTASDFKACMVSDQGGYDDQSFNQSGYEGLVRAGEELGIQINALESSGDSDYGPNIDNLVQDGCTLIIGVGFLLEQAIEDGATANPDIEFALIDSTFSDDEFNTIELDNAKPILFNTAEASYLAGYVGAAMSESDVVGTFGGLPIPSVQIFMDGFVDGVAAWNEESGENVRVLGWDKEAQDGSFTGDFETQANGQNTAQGFIDQGADVIMPVAGPVGLGAAAAASGVEGTKLIWVDNDGYNTTEYGSLMLTSVMKQIGDAVFEVVREASAGEFTNEPYVGTIENGGVGIAPFHDFETEVPAEVSERVEELYAQIAAGELVIESPNSP; via the coding sequence GTGAAGAATGTGATGCGGGCTGCGGCCCTCGGCGGGGCCGTGGCGCTCGCCCTGGCCGCGTGCGGCAGTGCCCCCGACGAGGCCGAGGAGACCGCTGGCGGCGACACCGCCTCGGACTTCAAGGCGTGCATGGTCTCCGACCAGGGCGGGTACGACGACCAGTCGTTCAACCAGTCCGGGTACGAGGGCCTGGTGCGCGCGGGCGAGGAGCTGGGCATCCAGATCAACGCGCTCGAGTCCTCCGGCGACTCCGACTACGGCCCCAACATCGACAACCTCGTCCAGGACGGCTGCACGCTGATCATCGGCGTCGGCTTCCTGCTCGAGCAGGCGATCGAGGACGGCGCGACGGCGAACCCCGACATCGAGTTCGCGCTGATCGACTCGACGTTCTCGGACGACGAGTTCAACACGATCGAGCTGGACAACGCCAAGCCGATCCTCTTCAACACGGCCGAGGCCTCCTACCTCGCGGGCTACGTCGGCGCCGCCATGTCGGAGTCCGACGTCGTCGGCACCTTCGGCGGTCTGCCGATCCCGTCGGTCCAGATCTTCATGGACGGCTTCGTCGACGGCGTCGCCGCCTGGAACGAGGAGTCGGGCGAGAACGTCCGCGTGCTCGGCTGGGACAAGGAGGCCCAGGACGGCTCCTTCACCGGTGACTTCGAGACCCAGGCCAACGGGCAGAACACCGCCCAGGGCTTCATCGACCAGGGCGCGGACGTCATCATGCCCGTCGCCGGTCCCGTGGGCCTGGGTGCGGCCGCCGCCGCCTCCGGCGTCGAGGGCACCAAGCTCATCTGGGTCGACAACGACGGCTACAACACGACCGAGTACGGCTCGCTCATGCTCACCTCGGTGATGAAGCAGATCGGCGACGCCGTGTTCGAGGTCGTCCGCGAGGCGTCCGCCGGTGAGTTCACCAACGAGCCGTACGTCGGCACGATCGAGAACGGCGGCGTCGGCATCGCCCCGTTCCACGACTTCGAGACCGAGGTCCCGGCCGAGGTCAGCGAGCGCGTCGAGGAGCTGTACGCCCAGATCGCGGCCGGCGAGCTCGTCATCGAGTCGCCGAACTCCCCGTGA
- a CDS encoding amidohydrolase translates to MPALSSLGAVPTGDEAVELAQVVAGLRAELVEIRRDLHAHPELARTEERTTRVVADRLRAAGLEPHVLPTSGLWCDIGPAVGANGVRRVALRADLDALPVPDSCRLPWASRSRGVAHACGHDVHTTAVLGAGLALAELHRRGRLDAGVRLVLQPAEEVQPGGSIDVIAAGGMDGIGQIFAVHCDPKLDVGLLGTRIGPITSASDEVHVTLSGDGGHTSRPHLTGDVVFALGQVITQVPAVLGRRLDPRSGVNLTWGAVHAGKAHNAIPSTGSVMGTLRCLDERAWERASQVFEQAVLDVVRPLGVEAEVKHARGVPPVQNTAGATGLLERAAHDVLGPESVRLTEQSLGGEDFAWYLQRVPGAMARLGTRTPGGRTFDIHQGDLQVDERAVEAGALLLARVAQIAGRAPLDPADLRHA, encoded by the coding sequence GTGCCTGCCCTGAGCTCCCTCGGGGCGGTGCCCACCGGGGACGAGGCCGTCGAGCTCGCGCAGGTCGTGGCCGGGCTGCGCGCCGAGCTCGTCGAGATCCGCCGCGACCTGCACGCGCACCCGGAGCTCGCGCGCACCGAGGAGCGCACCACCCGCGTGGTCGCCGACCGGCTGCGCGCGGCGGGCCTCGAGCCGCACGTGCTGCCGACCTCCGGCCTGTGGTGCGACATCGGCCCCGCGGTCGGGGCGAACGGCGTGCGCCGGGTCGCGCTGCGGGCCGACCTCGACGCCCTGCCGGTGCCCGACTCGTGCCGGCTGCCCTGGGCGTCGCGCTCGCGGGGCGTGGCGCACGCCTGCGGCCACGACGTGCACACCACCGCCGTGCTCGGCGCCGGCCTCGCGCTGGCCGAGCTGCACCGCCGCGGGCGGCTCGACGCCGGCGTGCGGCTGGTGCTGCAGCCGGCCGAGGAGGTGCAGCCGGGCGGCTCGATCGACGTCATCGCGGCCGGCGGGATGGACGGCATCGGCCAGATCTTCGCGGTGCACTGCGACCCCAAGCTCGACGTGGGACTGCTCGGCACCCGGATCGGCCCGATCACGTCGGCGTCGGACGAGGTCCACGTGACGCTCTCCGGCGACGGCGGGCACACGTCGCGCCCGCACCTGACCGGGGACGTGGTGTTCGCGCTCGGTCAGGTGATCACGCAGGTGCCCGCGGTCCTCGGGCGGCGTCTCGACCCGCGCAGCGGCGTCAACCTCACGTGGGGCGCGGTGCACGCGGGCAAGGCGCACAACGCGATCCCGTCGACCGGCTCCGTGATGGGCACGCTGCGCTGCCTGGACGAGCGGGCGTGGGAGCGCGCGTCGCAGGTGTTCGAGCAGGCGGTCCTGGACGTCGTGCGGCCGCTGGGCGTCGAGGCCGAGGTGAAGCACGCCCGCGGCGTCCCGCCGGTGCAGAACACGGCGGGGGCGACGGGCCTGCTGGAGCGCGCCGCGCACGACGTGCTGGGGCCGGAGTCGGTGCGGCTGACCGAGCAGTCGCTCGGCGGCGAGGACTTCGCCTGGTACCTGCAGCGGGTGCCGGGTGCGATGGCGCGGCTCGGCACGCGCACGCCGGGCGGGCGCACCTTCGACATCCACCAGGGCGACCTCCAGGTCGACGAGCGGGCGGTGGAGGCGGGGGCGCTGCTGCTCGCCCGGGTGGCCCAGATCGCGGGCCGCGCACCGCTCGACCCCGCGGACCTGCGGCACGCGTGA
- the sdhC gene encoding succinate dehydrogenase, cytochrome b556 subunit: protein MSSAPTAPARPAGTLYRGREGMWSWVAHRVTGFAIFFFLLVHVLDTSLVRVSPEAYNAVIGTYKNPVMGIGEAGLVAAVVFHAFNGIRIILVDFWAKGPRYQRVMLWVVLGLLVVTMAGFLPRHLMHVFGGE, encoded by the coding sequence GTGTCCTCAGCGCCCACCGCGCCAGCGCGGCCGGCCGGAACGCTCTACCGCGGGCGCGAAGGCATGTGGTCGTGGGTCGCGCACCGCGTCACCGGCTTCGCGATCTTCTTCTTCCTGCTCGTGCACGTGCTCGACACGTCGCTCGTGCGCGTCTCCCCGGAGGCGTACAACGCCGTCATCGGCACCTACAAGAACCCGGTCATGGGCATCGGCGAGGCGGGCCTCGTCGCCGCCGTCGTGTTCCACGCGTTCAACGGGATCCGCATCATCCTGGTCGACTTCTGGGCCAAGGGTCCGCGCTACCAGCGGGTCATGCTCTGGGTCGTCCTCGGCCTGCTCGTCGTGACCATGGCCGGCTTCCTCCCCCGCCACCTCATGCACGTGTTCGGAGGCGAGTGA
- a CDS encoding mannose-1-phosphate guanylyltransferase, protein MPATPAADGALADFHAVVPAGGAGTRLWPLSRAGRPKFLLDLTGTGRTMLQATVDRLAPLTGHERVLVVTGTRHAAAVAEQLPELGAAQVLAEPSPRDSMAAIGLAAAVLLERHGPDVVLGSFAADHVVTGSDLFEQTVREAVAAAREGYVVTVGIAATEPSTAFGYVRAGDDLGVDGAPSARHVLGFTEKPDAQTAAEYLATGAYSWNAGMFVVRAQVLLDHLAARMPALHDGLRTIAAAWDGPDRDARLADTWPGLTKIAIDHAIAEPVAAAGGVAVVPGSFGWDDVGDFASLAGLLAADGRATTLGDDADVLRVDADGALVVTGGRPVSVVGLPDAVVVDTPHGVLVTSRAHAQQVKAAVDGWRARGRDDLL, encoded by the coding sequence ATGCCTGCGACCCCCGCCGCCGACGGCGCCCTCGCCGACTTCCACGCCGTCGTCCCCGCCGGCGGAGCCGGCACCCGGCTGTGGCCGCTCTCGCGGGCCGGGCGGCCGAAGTTCCTGCTCGACCTCACGGGCACCGGGCGGACGATGCTCCAGGCCACCGTCGACCGTCTCGCCCCCCTGACGGGGCACGAGCGGGTGCTCGTGGTCACAGGCACCCGGCACGCCGCCGCCGTGGCCGAGCAGCTGCCCGAGCTCGGCGCCGCGCAGGTGCTCGCCGAGCCCAGCCCGCGCGACTCCATGGCCGCCATCGGCCTCGCCGCCGCCGTCCTGCTGGAGCGGCACGGGCCCGACGTGGTCCTCGGCTCGTTCGCCGCCGACCACGTCGTCACCGGGTCCGACCTGTTCGAGCAGACCGTCCGCGAGGCCGTCGCCGCCGCCCGCGAGGGCTACGTCGTCACGGTCGGGATCGCCGCGACCGAGCCGTCGACCGCGTTCGGCTACGTGCGCGCGGGCGACGACCTGGGCGTCGACGGCGCGCCGTCGGCCCGGCACGTGCTCGGCTTCACCGAGAAGCCCGACGCGCAGACCGCCGCGGAGTACCTCGCGACCGGCGCCTACAGCTGGAACGCCGGCATGTTCGTGGTCCGCGCGCAGGTCCTGCTCGACCACCTCGCGGCCCGGATGCCCGCCCTGCACGACGGCCTGCGCACGATCGCCGCCGCGTGGGACGGCCCCGACCGCGACGCCCGCCTCGCCGACACCTGGCCCGGCCTGACCAAGATCGCGATCGACCACGCGATCGCCGAGCCGGTCGCGGCCGCCGGCGGCGTGGCCGTCGTGCCCGGCTCGTTCGGCTGGGACGACGTCGGCGACTTCGCCTCGCTCGCCGGGCTGCTCGCGGCCGACGGGCGCGCGACGACGCTCGGGGACGACGCCGACGTCCTGCGCGTCGACGCCGACGGCGCGCTCGTCGTCACCGGCGGCCGGCCGGTGAGCGTCGTCGGGCTGCCCGACGCGGTGGTGGTCGACACCCCCCACGGGGTGCTCGTCACGAGCCGCGCGCACGCGCAGCAGGTGAAGGCCGCCGTCGACGGCTGGCGGGCCAGGGGCCGGGACGACCTGCTCTGA
- the sdhD gene encoding succinate dehydrogenase, hydrophobic membrane anchor protein, whose translation MSTIADPKAPRPSRPGPTRRTTSGNTELYGWVFMRASGVILVVLIFGHLFVNLMLGEGISAIDFGFVAGKWASPFWQIWDLLMLWLAMIHGTNGVRTIINDYAEKDSTRLVLTGALFFASMVVIVLGTLVIFTFDPCPPNSPADLLPSFCTA comes from the coding sequence ATGAGCACGATCGCCGACCCCAAGGCCCCGCGTCCCTCGCGGCCCGGCCCCACCCGCCGCACCACGAGCGGCAACACCGAGCTGTACGGCTGGGTGTTCATGCGCGCCTCGGGCGTCATCCTCGTCGTGCTGATCTTCGGGCACCTGTTCGTCAACCTCATGCTGGGCGAGGGCATCTCGGCCATCGACTTCGGCTTCGTCGCCGGCAAGTGGGCCTCGCCGTTCTGGCAGATCTGGGACCTGCTCATGCTGTGGCTCGCGATGATCCACGGCACCAACGGGGTCCGCACGATCATCAACGACTACGCCGAGAAGGACAGCACGCGCCTGGTGCTCACCGGCGCGCTCTTCTTCGCCTCGATGGTGGTCATCGTGCTCGGGACCCTCGTGATCTTCACGTTCGACCCGTGCCCCCCGAACAGCCCGGCCGACCTGCTGCCGTCGTTCTGCACCGCGTGA